The Tissierella sp. genome includes the window CTTTAGAATTTGAATATTTTGGAAAGCAAAATGGAGGAATATATAAATTAGTAAATGATAAATGGGCATATTTACCTTCTAGGATTAATGAAGGAAAGATCTCAGCCAATGTTGAGGCAAGAACGCTAAATTCTAAGAGCGGAACTTATGTAGTATTAGTGGATAATGAAGTTCCTATATTGTATGATATTAGAGGTCATTGGGCTAAGGAGGAGATAAATACATTTATTAGAAGAGGCATTGTCAATGGATATTCTGATAAGACTTTTAGACCAGACAGCAGTATTTCGAGAGTTGAGTTTTTAAGTATACTAAGCAGAGTTTATGAGTGGAAAATAACTAATGATACAGAAAACATAAAGATATTTAAAGATCTTGAAAAATTCCAGACTTATGAAAATGTTATTAGCTACGCATATCATAGAAAATATATAAATGGGTATAGTGATGGTACTTTTAGACCGGGTGATTATATTTCTTATAAAGAAGTTGAAATAATAATGCAAAGAGTTTTAGGCGATGAAAATTTCAACTGGTATAATATTGCTTCAAGAATATTAACTGATAAGATAATTCGTTGTTTCTCTTATGATAGCAATGAAAATAAAATAACTAGAGCAGAACTAATTTATATGCTCTATTCTCTAAACCAATGGAAGTATTAAAACTAAAACAAAATAAATATGGCTATACATTATTAGAGCTTATATTAGTATTAGCCTTATTTTCAATAATGTTATCATTAGTGATGCCAAGTTTAAGCAATATCTACAATACTAAGGAAAATAAAGAACTTATGGAATTTAAGAGGGACATTATTTTTGCTAGAAATAGTGCTGTTGTTGAAAATTGTATTTATGGAGTTTATATAGATTTAAGTAATAATAGTTATAAAATTGTTAAAGAAGATAAGATCACAACTATTATAAAAGATAAGCAATTTACACAGGGTATAACAATAAAAAGTAACAACTTTAAAAATTCTATTAATTTTTCTGCTACAGGAACTCCTAATCGCTCAGGTACAATCCTAGTTACAAATAGAAAAAATCAAAATATTGAAATTACTATTACTCCAGCTACTGGAAAAGTTAATCTTTATAACATAGAATAATGAAATGAGGTAAATTTATTATGAAAAAAGGCTTTACTTTAGTAGAAACACTAATAGGTCTATGTTTGTTAGGATTAATTGCAGTGACTGTATTGCCAATTATAAACTCATCTTTCTATAGGACAAGCATTCATAACACAAAAATTGAAATGATTTATTTAGGCGAGTTGGTAGTTGAGAAAATAAAAGCTTATGATATTGAAAAAGGTATAGATACATCTATATATGATACTAGAGTATTAGATATAATTAAGTTATTCCAAGTCAATGACAATGTTGAGATGATAATTCCGCAAAGTCAAATTAATGAGAAATACAATATTAAGATAATTAAAAAAGAAAAATCCGAAAGATTATGGGAGTTATCAGTTTTTGTATATGAAAACAAAGAAGGGAGCAAGGTTGATAATGTTCAATATAAAGCATATTTACCTTCAAAATAAGGGTTTTACTTTATTAGAAGTTTTGTTGACTCTAGGAATTAGCTCAATTATTATCCTATCATTATTTTGTATACTAGATTTTTCAATAGATGCTTGTACTTTAAGTGATGAGAAAGATGAGCTAATATTAAATGGTAGATATGCTATTGAATATATCAAGGATGATATTAAATCTGCGGATAAAATTATATCTTCAGATAAGATAGTAGGTCTAAATACTAAATTTCCAACCAATATAGGATTTGTAATGATAATAGATGAAGAAAATGGGAGTTATAGATATATCACCTACCATCTAAACAGCAATAAAATTGTAAGAATGGCATGCACTAGATTCAATGAAGAATACCCTTCTTCATATTATTTTGATGGATATAATGATTTATGTGAATATGTAGATGATATTTCAGATACAAAATTCATGACTGAATTAAATATAGTTTACTTGGATTTTAAGTTTAAGAAGAACAATTCTGAATTAAATTTAAAATCTAATGTTTTTATTAGATGTCCAATTGATTATTAATTTGGAGGCATTATGGAAAATAGAAAAGGTTATATCTCTGTTATTGCATTAATTATAATGTCTGTTTTGATGATTATGTCTTTATATTTGGGATATATCATCAAATTAGAACATTTCATACTAGAATCAACTACTGATAATATCCAAGCTTATTACTATTCAGAAGGTAAAATTCTTATGTCTCTACTAGAAGGAAAATACTATGATAATCAACTATGTCCTATGTTAGAAGAACATTTTAGGTCATTGCCATTTCCTACATTTACAAAAGATATAGTTATTGATGAAGAAGATTTAGAGCAAGGGGATGATATGAAAAAAGTGAAGGTTGTTATTACTGAGAAAGATGGTAAAAAAGTATTAAAGCTGATTTCCGATAGTAACATGAAAGGACTAAAGGCTAAAGTTACTTCTACTGTATCTCTTTTCAATGAACTTGTTGATAATGGAAAATCTCCTCTTTTGCCAAATTTA containing:
- a CDS encoding prepilin-type N-terminal cleavage/methylation domain-containing protein; translated protein: MKTKKGARLIMFNIKHIYLQNKGFTLLEVLLTLGISSIIILSLFCILDFSIDACTLSDEKDELILNGRYAIEYIKDDIKSADKIISSDKIVGLNTKFPTNIGFVMIIDEENGSYRYITYHLNSNKIVRMACTRFNEEYPSSYYFDGYNDLCEYVDDISDTKFMTELNIVYLDFKFKKNNSELNLKSNVFIRCPIDY
- a CDS encoding prepilin-type N-terminal cleavage/methylation domain-containing protein, with the translated sequence MKKGFTLVETLIGLCLLGLIAVTVLPIINSSFYRTSIHNTKIEMIYLGELVVEKIKAYDIEKGIDTSIYDTRVLDIIKLFQVNDNVEMIIPQSQINEKYNIKIIKKEKSERLWELSVFVYENKEGSKVDNVQYKAYLPSK
- a CDS encoding GspH/FimT family pseudopilin — its product is MEVLKLKQNKYGYTLLELILVLALFSIMLSLVMPSLSNIYNTKENKELMEFKRDIIFARNSAVVENCIYGVYIDLSNNSYKIVKEDKITTIIKDKQFTQGITIKSNNFKNSINFSATGTPNRSGTILVTNRKNQNIEITITPATGKVNLYNIE